CGGCAACGACGTGAAGATCGCGGGCGAGTTCACGTCGCCGCCGTGGGCCGAAGGCGCGCAGGCGCTCACGAAGACGGGCAGCGCGTTCGAGATCACGATCGCGCCGAGCGCGACGGCCGCGCCGGGGCAGGTCTACGGCTACAAGCTGATCGTCGACGGCAACTGGCACATCGACCCGGCCAACAAGTACCGCAAGATCGTCGGCGGACAGATGAACTCGGGGCTCGTGCTGCCGGCGTGCGAGGCCGGGCCCGAGCTCCGCTCCGGCAAGGTCGCGATCGACGGCGGCACGATGAAGGTCCGCGTCGACGTGCTCGGCGCGTCGGACAAGGAGCCCGTCGATCGCGTGAAGGCGAGCTTCGACGGCGCGCCCGTCGCCGACGCGAACGTCGTCGCGATCGACGCCGAGAACGGCGCGATCGAGCTCGAGTACAAGGCGCTCGCCAAGGGCAAGCACACGCTGTCGCTCCGCGCGCTCGACAAGAAGGAGCGCGAGTCCGAGCCGATCGATCTCCCCTTCTGGGTCGAGGACGAGGTCTTCGACTACCAGGACGGGGTCATGTACATGATCCTGCTCGACCGCTTCGCCAACGGCGAGAAGGCGAACGACGCGCCGGTCGCGAGCGGCGTGCACTACGACGCGGACTGGCACGGCGGCGACCTCCAGGGCGCGACGAAGGTGCTCGAGAGCGGCTACTTCGAGAAGCTCGGCGTCCGCACGATCTGGCTCTCTCCGACCAACGAGCAGACGAGCAAGTGGCACTACGGCGACGGCGGTCAGCTCTTCAGCGCGTACCACGGCTACTGGCCGGTGAAGGCGCGCTCGGTCGAGCCTCGCTTCGGCGGGAACGACGCGCTCAAGAAGTTCGTCACCGCCGCGCACGCGCGCGGCATCCGCGTGCTGCTCGATCTCATCAACAACCAGATCCACGAGGACCACGAGTACTTCAAGGACCACCCGGACTGGTTCCGCACCGCGTGCCAGTGCGGCACGCCCGGCTGCGGCTGGAGCGAGAAGCCGTTCGAGTGCCTCTTCCAGCCGTACCTCCCCGACATCGACTGGAACCAGCCCGGCTCGGAGAAGCAGTTCATCGCCGACGCGGTGAACTGGATCGCGGCGTACGACCTCGACGGCTTCCGCGTCGACGCGGTCAAGCACGTCGAGGCGAACAGCGTTTACAACATGCGCGCCGAGCTCGCGCGCCGCTTCGAGCAGGGCGGCGCTCGCGTCTTCATGGTCGGCGAGATCGCGGTCGGCGGCGGCGACAGCGGCACCTTCTTCGGTGAGAGCTTCTCGAGCGGCTACGACTGGATCAACGCGTACACCGGCCCGCAGGCGCTCGACGGCCAGTTCGACTTCCCGACCCGTCACTGGATGGCGGACGGCCTCCTCCGCGGCGACAAACCGCTCAACGAGATCGAGGACGCGATCCGGCACGGCGAGAACACGTACGTGAAGGGCAACCGCAACGTGCGGTTCCTCAACGGCCACGACAACGATCGCATCGCGAGCGTCGCGGCGATGGACCCGAAGCTCGGCTGCCGCTGGGCCGAGGGCTGCCGCGACGGCGACCTCCCTCCCCTCGCGTACACCGACCCGCAGGTCTACGTCCGCCTCAAGCGCGCGCTCACGGTGCTCTATTCGATCCCGGGCGTGCCGTACCTGTACCAGGGCGACGAGGTCGCGTTCGGCGGCGGCGGCGATCCCGACATGCGTCGCAACATGCTCTTCGACGGCGCGGGCGACGACCTCGTCGCGCTCGAGATGGCGCGTCCCGGCTCGCAGCCCCCGGTGCTCACGGCCGCGCAGCAGGACCTCCGCGCATGGACGCAGAAGCTCGGCGCCGCGCGCACCGGCTCACGCGCGCTCCGCCGCGGCGACCGCAAGACGCTCCTCAGCACGAGCGACCTCTGGGTCTACGCGTACCAGTCGGGTCCGAAGGAGATCGCCGTCGTCGCGATCAACCGCGGCGCCGCCGTGAGCGCTCGCCCCGTCGACCTGAACCAGCTCGACCTCGCCGGCGTCGCCTCCTGGACGAGCGCCCTCGGCACCGGCTCGTTCTCGACCAGCGGCACCCTCACCCTCGGCCCAGGCGAAGCCGCCATCTTCACCGCCAAGTAGCACTCGAACACCAAGTAGCGCTCGAACACGGGGCCCCAGAAGCGGCCGCGAATGCGGGCGCGAAGCGCCCCGAGCGCGCAGCGCGAGGGCCGCGAAGCCCCTGACGTTAATAAACCAGGACGTCGAGCTCGCCGGAGTCGACCTCGACCCAGTAGATCGCCCCCGCGACGGCGGCGATGCCGGAGGGGCGGCTTTGGTCGGGGCTCTTCACGAGCGACTCCGGCGCGCCGCCGGCGATCGGGACGCGCAGCACCTCCTCGCCGCCCTGGCGCGCGATGAAGGCGTCGGCGCCGAGGACGCTGACCGCGACGGGGCCGCCGCCTTCGAGGAGCGTCGTCCGCTCGCCGGTGCCGTCGTCGTTCACCGCGATGACGGCGTCGCTCTCGCCGTCGCTCCCGACGTAGATCCTGCCGTCGAGCCAGTCGATCTCCTCGGCGCGGTCGTACGAGAACAGGAGCTCCGGTCCGCCGGTGTTCGGGTACGTCATGCGGTACACGCCGCCGCCCGCGTTCGGGCTGGTGTAGCGCGTGTAATAGAGGTGCGTCGGCGAGAGCGCGACGCCGAGGATGTTCGGCGCGCCGACGACGAGCGCCGCGCTCCCGCCGCTCCGCGGCCAGCGACGGATCGAGCTCGTGGTGCCCTCGGCGAAGAACACGTCGGTCTCGGTCGCGTGCACGTAGGTGGCGTGGAGATCGGCGACGACGGTGCGGCGGTTCGTGCCGTCGAGGTCGAGCTCGACGAGGCCGCCAGCGTGACCGACGTAGACCTTGCCGCCGGCGACGCTCACGCCGAGCGGACCGTCGAAGTCGCGCGCGATCACGCTCACTCCGCACGTCCCGTTCGTGCACGCGCCGCCGAGGCAGTCGCGCCCGCACGCGCCGCAGTTCTTCGGATCGCTATCGGTGGGGAGATCGCAGACGGGCGGAGACGCGCCGTCGGGGATAGGGCCGGCGTCATCGAGCGACGGAGGACCGGCGTCGCCCGCGTCGGGGGCGGGCGAGCTCGCCGCGGGGCCGCCGGTGAGATCGCCGGTGTCGATCGTGAGCGAGCACGCCGCGAGGAGCGCGGCCCCGGCGAAGAGCGCGCGCGTCACGGCGGTGGGGTCTCCGGCGCGACGAGCGCGACGACCTCGAGCTCGGTGCGGCCGCGTGGGAGCGCGACCTCGCGCGTGTCGCCGACGCGCGCGCCGAGGAGCGCACGACCGAGCGGCCCATCGACGCTGCACCCTTCGCCGAGGAGCGCGCGCTCCGCCGCCGACACGAGGCGGTACTCGTGCTCGTGCTCTTGCTCGTCGCGCACGCGGACGACGACGCCGAGGAGCGCTCGATCGGGCGCGTCGATCGGCGGCACGATCTCCGCGAGCGCGAGCGCCTCGCGGACGCGCTCGTCGTCCGAGCGACGGAGCTTCGCGGCGCCGAAGGCGGTGAGACGAAACGGGCCCGTCGGGACCGCGAGCATCGTCGAGCTCGGCGGCTTCGCGAAGCCCGCGTCGTCGTCTTCCTTCGTGAACGCCTTGCTCACTCCATGGAGCTTACTCGCCGTAGAGGGCGAGCGCGGTGCGAACGTAGGCCGCCTCGCTCCAGACCAGCGGGACCGCGCTGAGCCACACCTGGTGCTCCTCGTCGAACTGCTCGCCGAGGGTGAGCGCGTCGGTCGCGTGCGCCTGCGCCGTCATCACGTCGAAGAGCGCGACCGCCTTGGCGCGATCGCCGCGCGCGAGGCGGTGGAGCGCGAGCCACGCCGACGCGACCGGCCAGGGCTGACCGCCGTAGTAAGCGTCGCCTTCGTAGCGACGCACCGAGCCGCCGGGCGTGCCGAGGCGCGAAGCGACGAGGTCGCCGACCTTCGCGACGCGCGGATCGTCGTCGGCGAAGACCTCGAAGCCGCCCTTGCCGAGCGCGAGGTTCGCGATCTCGAGACGCTCGTCGATCTGCTCGCGCCCGAAGAAGTCCTTCTTGGCGCCGCGCGCGAAGAAGCCGCCGCGCGCGACGAGGCGCTCGCCCATCGCCTTCTTGATGACCTCTGCACGCGCGTCGTAGCGAGCGCCGTCCTTGCCGAGCGCGCGCGCGATGCGGGCCGCACCTTCGAGGCCGGCGACGGCGGAGCCGTTCGCGTAGGTCCAGCTCGAGCCGGTCTCGAGCTCCCAAAGATCGCGCGACGGAAGGACGAGGCCACCCTCGGAGATCGTGACGAGGTGGTTCGCGGCGCGCTCGATCGCGGGCCAGCGCGCGGCGGCCCACGCCGTGTCGTTCGTCGCTTCGAGGACGCGCTCGACGCCCCACGGGAGCATGCCGGGTTGATCGTTCTCGTTGCCGTCGCGACCGAAGTCGAAGAACGCGCGGCTCGC
The Labilithrix sp. DNA segment above includes these coding regions:
- a CDS encoding GreA/GreB family elongation factor, producing MSKAFTKEDDDAGFAKPPSSTMLAVPTGPFRLTAFGAAKLRRSDDERVREALALAEIVPPIDAPDRALLGVVVRVRDEQEHEHEYRLVSAAERALLGEGCSVDGPLGRALLGARVGDTREVALPRGRTELEVVALVAPETPPP